In Halarcobacter bivalviorum, a genomic segment contains:
- a CDS encoding response regulator transcription factor, which translates to MARVLYVEDDLDVSEIMKDMLGMFFDEVYVAYDGVEGLDKYKEYNPDLVISDILMPRMDGLELVKEIYSINKDAKIILTTADNELNYQSKAKELGVFGYLNKPIDFSELQKFFDKL; encoded by the coding sequence TTATACGTTGAAGATGATTTAGATGTTTCTGAGATAATGAAAGATATGTTAGGTATGTTTTTTGATGAAGTATATGTAGCATATGATGGAGTTGAAGGATTAGATAAATATAAAGAGTATAATCCTGATTTAGTAATCAGTGATATTCTAATGCCAAGAATGGATGGACTTGAGTTAGTAAAAGAGATTTACTCTATAAATAAAGATGCAAAAATCATTCTTACAACAGCAGATAATGAATTAAACTATCAATCAAAGGCAAAAGAGTTAGGTGTATTTGGCTATTTAAATAAGCCTATTGATTTTTCTGAACTTCAAAAGTTCTTTGATAAGCTATAA